In Macrobrachium rosenbergii isolate ZJJX-2024 chromosome 27, ASM4041242v1, whole genome shotgun sequence, the genomic stretch GCAAAAGCGAATAAAAGCAAAACCATGGTTTTTTGTGGTCACAGAGGAGGTCGTAAGTAGACtaacacaaatgaaaatagaaatgagaaaGTGAGTTTGATGGACGTCGCCTTAATGAGTTCAGTTAAGCCTAGACTTATAAGAGCAGGGTGTTGTTACATCATGTTCAAAAATAGCGTGGTAACATTTGGACGGGTCGTTGTACTACTAATAAATGGCGTGAATTGTTCTATACTGTGGTACCTACATATGTTGGTCTTCAAGAAAAgtaagtttttattgtaaattttaacaTCAAAAGGCATATAATGCCTAGAGTATTTTTGCATACTGTACAtgatatataatagagagagagagagagagagagagagagagagagagagagagagagagagagagagaacttttgcatatacatttatatatataatacgtacatatatatgtgtgtgtgtgtgtgtgtgtgtgtaactagtCAGGAGTAAATGTTACATTTTGTCAgtagcattttttttcagtttggcaACTTCACTTCTATACTGTCACCCACCCAACTatctccccaccctcccccaggCGGACAACCCATTCCCCACTGCTCCCACATCTGAGAGACCAAGCAGGAGCCTCTTTATGCCAAAATATCTACTTGATTTCTCATCATTCATTATTCCTTCTTGGTATTGATgaggtcatttttctttttgtttatattttaacgaAGGTCTTTGACACTCCCGTAATATGAATagataactggagagagagagagagagagagagagagagagagagagagagacttgacgcTTTCACTTTCGAACGTACCTGGGTATGCTCACggagtctagagagagagagagagagagagagagagagagagagagagagagagagagagagagagagagagaggttcattggTCGTGATGGAACATCGTGTCTTGCGAGAAGGTATGAAATAGTCTTTGAATCAAGTTAATTATAgacttcctattttcttttttattttactagcaGCTtagaataatcattataataattatatcattaCTATGAAATCTATAGAACACTACAATACCCACATACACAAAAGCACCAGTTCGTATAAGACAATTAATTTTATCAGCAttgtaaaaagttattttttcattactatcGTCACTATTTTAAAACGCTTGAATATTTCATCATTACTCAAATTAAGCTAATCGTTAGATGTACATGTCACTATGCATCTACTAATTACAATGTACCATATGTTCAGGGATGTAATTtactaatatattaaaaatgctaaGTAAGCTTGCGTCTTTGGAAAGTATAATACGGTTTAGCGTACTTATAAATGACAAGCGTGTGGATTATTCAGTCGTGAactatatcatattatataatatatatgtgtgtggtgtgtgtgcgcatgcgtgcgtttgtgtatatatatttagttgtttaACAATCACACAACTAATTAGGTCTGAGTGACGAGGTTCACAGACGCCACTTCTTTTCCTTGGCAACATTTCTGCACAACCACTGAAACCGTTTTAGATAAATTCAAATGGATTTAAGGCAAAGTTCAATACACTGACCATATGGCATGAAGACATTTtcttttcctgccttcctttttCTAATAATAGCTATGAGACATGTCTTTGGCCTTCCCGCGAGGCGCACGGTGTAGTTAATAAATCTGGCCACTCCCAGGCGACCAACCGACATACCTTTAAAGAAACAAACTCCGAATGAATCCACACACAAACCTCTTTTCGGTAGTCAGCTGGACGATAAAGTAACTTCGACACGTTCGGAGAGCCGATCCGCAACCTCTACTCTTGAAGGCATTCAAAGTTCGACTGACTTTGGATAAGAGTCGAAGGCTCACCAgcaacacctcctcctcctactggCGCCCAGGCAGCTCCAACCAACCTAGTCTCATGTCGTAAAGTCACGAGAAGGTTGAAAGTTGAGCAAGACTTCTTACGTCCCTGTTGCTATCCACCGAACCGGTATTATTCACGACGCCCTCGTTCGCAGAATATGTAGGATGTCTTTAAATGGAAGCTCTTTAAACGCCATGGTtgatttgcgtgtgtgtgtgtgtgtgtgtgtgtgtgtgtgtatgtgtgtgtgtgagagagagagagaatttcgcgTAGGAGGAGGGCGGCTTACAAATCGTTCGACTTGCTTCATTTGTCTGCTAACCTGGGCTTCCCCTAACGCAGATTCGAATTGCCAGAGGAAATGGCAccctcattatattttatttatcataaaactaTCTAAAATCAACCTGGAAGGCATTACAAGTTTTCGTAAGTATTTACTTTAtaatgtaatcaacagataggtttgcttaaaaagcaaatgggtgttacagactaaatacacacaaaaagccactacatctaaaaacataacaaacatctcacacgtctcgaactctcgacctgcccgcgcaacaacttctcgctgctgggagaaagggcgttgggtctggtataatacatgtaacatacgctaccggggtctaagcgatgtcaggcagggcagccgatcgagactacggtctaccccaaaagccaaatcaaaaagtccttcaaaagaaggcatcgtgcttaccccatacaaaaatgggaaaaaagcacgttaaaaaaagaagaataatcaaTCTAATGTACACCAGTGACAGTAGGCCAAATATAACAAACTGCTGTCAATTATATGagatttatgaaaaaactttcatttcatttgttgtgAATTATGCCAATTCTCAAATAATTCATAGAGATAAAgcacaaagtaaaattaaataaattacggCTGAACGGGCAAGTGTGAAGGATTTCATGTGTGATTCTgtgaatcattatcattataaatgtaaAGAATTGATATCTTACTAACATACGTATATGTTAGGTACGAGCACGTGATGATTTTATACTGATATCTTGAAGATTTCCGGTGATACCATTTGTACTCTCCAAACAAACATTACCGCTGTTTTTCTACCTCGTCAAATAATATATACCCAAGAAGGTATATATGATTCCTTCTCTCCAGGGATCAAAGTCCATAGATAGGCCTAGGCACCAGAAGTCAGCTTAAATTCGCGTGACGACGAACCTTTTACACCTGTGGCACGGTTCATATTGAGTTTCTTTTCTTATGTTAAAATTAAGGGCACAATTTGGacaaatttgtttgtcttttggttTAGATAAAATTGGTTCAAGGCctctaaatattttcctttatgctgTGGGTTTACCAACATTCTAGTTTCCTGTCAGGCATTGCTGCTTATCATAGTGCTTACACTCGTTAGGAAGGATATTTGATTCTTGCTTTTTCTCCCTTTAGTTACAAAATATTGCAATGACTACGTACGACATTATTTTAGTAGaacttaataataagaaaattaaggacattaaaaccaaacaaaatacagaccaattttaagtttaattataatgaaatctcATTAAGAACTCTCAGGAAGaatcttgataaaaaataattatctctgATTGTGTCTAACACactctaaagaaatataaaattatataaaatatgaattaaatcatCACTACTATCTACTCGTACACTTAATTTCACAACACGATACCCTTTTATGAACACAAGATTCCTATGTAATCGTACAAGAAATAATTACAACGgaacagacaaacaaagacaTGAAAAAAGTTCACCTTACTTCATCAAGTGTTAGTGTGAGAAATTACTTCTAATATCATAAATGTGGGAAGAGTTGGCTTGACAGGGAAGACAGAGGGGGGAAGACTGAATGAAGGATGAACACAGCTATAAAGCGAAGTCCTTGCTGGAAGAAAAAAGAGCATCGGGGCCTTCAGCAGCCGATGAGATACAAGAGGAAGGGCAGGACGAGGAGTAGACCGAGGGTAGCCTTCTTCTCGCTCGTTCCGTTGCAGAAATCAGAGTCACAGCAGTGGATGGGTTTTTCCTTGCCAGCTGTGGAAAGAGATacaactataaataaaagaatatcactGTCACGAAAAAAAGACACATCccattaataaatatgaaattaatcacACTACAAATTGGTAAGATTTTCAGGCAATATTGCACTAAAGTGTTCCACTAGGCCTAACGCTGAAAATTGTAAGGTGTTGTATGGGATAGGAGGCCTGATGTGGGTCAGTATGGGAACAGTTATAATTTGGCTATGTATAGTaagaaattatatactgtatattcaccaGAAATGCTTTCTTTAAATGGACGATTTacaattaaaacagaaatatgcCATAATGAAACACGAGTTCTACCTGCTCTGTGGTACTATACGCTAaccacattattatcattattcttatctttcacaatgtacaaacattcataaagaacAGTCAACGTAAATATTTCAAACAGctgcaataataaaattaaactttcttACCCAGACCGCTTTTCTCGGTAAGTTCATGGATATCGTCATCACTGAACAAAGTCTTGAGATTCCTCAGTGGGTTGACGGAAGATCTGTCGATGTTCTCCAGCTGGCAGGCGAGTTGTGGCGCGCAGAATTTCCTGACTTTGCCGCCAAGACGAGTTTTCTGGAattaaaaaggaattaatttgTTATAGGGGTTTTACtaggaaaaaaaaggagggggggtggtgtttactatgaaaaaaaaaaaaaaaggaaatgtaaagaCTAAGGTAGCCTCTCAATGCTGCGTATTTGCAAAGATGATTTGCTTTTATCGAAAGAATGCTGTTTTAGATCTCTATTTATcgaatgaatgttttttttttatcggaacattaaaaaaaaaaactgtaaggaACTGCACTgaacttgaattttaaaaaataaaaaactggtaCCTGGAACTAGTCCACATGTCAATACAGTTTTACAAAAAAACACTGGATTCCAGCTTTTGCCTGGAACCTTGACTAAATAATTATGATGTAATAGTGGGTCTCTAAAGTACAGGTTACTGTAGAAAACTATAGTGCAGAGGATACCTGTATATAAAGAACAGTGGATAATGACACTGTgagtacatgaaaaaaaaaagtgatttgatGTGACAGTGATTGCTATGAAAATAAAGACGCCTTTTCTGTGTAAGAGGAAATTAAACAGGAATCTGAAATGATCACTGGTTATAAACAGTATCTATGAGACTAATCGATTCTCTTGAGTAATTTGAAGCAACAACACTCGATAGTTCTGAGTTTGATATCAGTCAAGGTCCATTAGAACAGAATCAACATATTTTAGCAGATAAAAGCAAAGCAGGAAAGAATGTACGGACGGAATCTGGCTCAGACAACAAAAAACCCAGATCACGTAGGGAGGTACAGAGGACTTACTGCGCAGACGTCGAATCCAGGGAGGCAGGAAGACGACTTGGTCGGTTCGTTCTCGCAGTCGTTACACTTGAGACACTGGAGAGCGGAGCAGGTGGACACCAGGGCGGCGAAAACCATCGCGGAAATCAAGAGAAGCCTGGCCATTTTGGAGCTTTTGAGAGCAGCCTTTTtcgaaaatggaaagaaatatggTTTTGATATATGagatcgtctgtttttttttttttttttttttgacactaaaataaaggatatcttttgatatttatgagtttttttttttttcaacgagaTAAGGGCTGGCTCTTCTTTATTCAGTTTCTGTTTAGAAATGCGATAAAAAAAAGGATCCTTTTGTAAATTTTAGGATAGTGGTGAGACTAAACTATCATCACACATAGTCTCAGGGAGTAAGCCTGCCTTAAGACAAATACGTTTTATCGAACAAAGCTGGTTCACTATAGGTCAACAATTGATCCAGTTCTACGCATTCAGGCCgagtcatttgttttaaaaattcatatctgGCAAAACATAACATTTGCATGCTTCCCTACAATAATTAATTCGGGCATAAACCCAGTTCCAAGATATTCCATTCAGTTGATGCGACCTTTTACTCActataaagaaaactaaacttACACAAAAGAGTCTTAtttaaaaactaagtaaataaaaggaTGTAACCGACTCTCTGCGTGCATTTCTATCAAGCATCAAGGATGATGGTGACGCCACGTTCTACCACAAGATTTTAATGTCGCACTCTCATGCTCTTTTCTGGGGAAACATCTGCACCAGGGGACGAATTTATTCAGCAGTGTCTGCTGCTAAAGTTCAGACCACGAAACTAGGTtggttatattaaaaataaacacaaacgtAATGCGTAAATTCACAGTAAACAAACATTAACATCTCTCCcaacatttctgacatttgtGGGCGTTGGCGATGCTACTCATCTCCAGGATAAGGAGAAATATGACAGATAATCCCAAAGACTTGATTTGTTCATCCTTGTACGTGTTGTTTGCACAAAAACAAGTGTTGCTAAGACTTCTCACAGTTATCTTGTTTTTGAAAGTCATGTGAGACAATGCTAAGTAACAAAGCGTAGGTggacccccttttttattttacatattc encodes the following:
- the LOC136853621 gene encoding uncharacterized protein — protein: MARLLLISAMVFAALVSTCSALQCLKCNDCENEPTKSSSCLPGFDVCAKTRLGGKVRKFCAPQLACQLENIDRSSVNPLRNLKTLFSDDDIHELTEKSGLAGKEKPIHCCDSDFCNGTSEKKATLGLLLVLPFLLYLIGC